TGCAATGCAATGAAGAACTCTACTCGCTGCATAAGGAACCCGATATCAACAAGATGCGTCTTGATGGGTTTCTCTCCCTCATGCAATCGATCTTTCCTGAGATCACCATACACGTTGAGTATTTCGATACCCGTTTACAGGTGGGCTACAAGGACAACCAAATCCTGAACCTGGTTCAACAGTACAGAGACAGGGTACAAGCGATGTATCTCATCCCTGCTTTCAACACAGACTTTGTCAGGGCTTTGGAAACCACCCAAACAAAGGGAATGATCACAGTCCTGCACGACCTGGACACCGTCTCCATCCACCAACTGCAAACGAGGCTACTCTCAGCGGTAATACACCAGAGCCCTACCCTCCAAGGATATTACACGGTAAAAACATTGGAGCAGATCATTGAGCAGAAAGTAGCAAAACCACTTCCTACTGTAGAAATCGACCACAACCTTGTCCTTACCGAAAACAGGGATCTGATCCAAGGAATCCTTGCAACTCGACTGATGCACTAAATGATCAATAGTAATACGTTATCTGGACACCCTTTCCATCAAAGTAAAGCAGATCACCTTGAGGGTAGTGCCATGTTGCCTTAAGGCTGGAGGGAACGCGAAGCCCATCCTGGAGTACATAGTCACCGCATTCAGCACTCCAGCGAACCTTTTCCATGGTACCATCCATGGTAACCGCCATTCTATCCTCGGTAGAGAAGCTCAGCATCTCACCGCTCTCTGAAAAGGTAAAAATTCCAGAAACCTCCATACCATAAGCTTTCATCATTGCCTTTGCATGGGTGTCATCAATCGCCTCCCAGGAAACCATGTCACTGAGGGCAACAGAGGGAAGGAAGAACGCTTCTGCAAGATAGGTCACCAAGCAGGCCTTATCCATATGACCGCCCCTCTGGTTGAACAGCCTGATCCTTTTGGCAAGATACCCCTCCATGGAACCTCTTCCACCGGAGAAGGAATCCAATCCCTGGAATGGAAGCCCATAGATATGGGAGTCAATATAGGCAAACCTAAGCGGCTCACTTGCATCATTGATCTGTGTGTAATCGATTGAGATGGTAGGCTTATCCACTCCAAGAGAGAAGGGAACATCAGAGAAAACGGCCTTGAGTCCACTCATCTTCTGCTTTTCAATAAATCCACCTTCAATGAAGAACCGCTGGACAGGAAGGGGATACCCTTCCAACTCCTCGAGGGTGAACACCTCTTTATTTGATTCCAGGTTTTGTACGAACTCCTGCTCAATACCAGCAAAACGCTTCTGCAGTACAGAAGGCGGTAGCAATAGCACCAATAAAACCACTACAATTATCGCAACAATGCTCAAGACCACCTTACTCCTCCTTCCCATACGTATCCTCCATACGTGCCAAGTTCTTCATCCATTGGGCAATGCTTTTCTGCATCACCTTAAGCATCTCAGTGTCAAAACCGACAAAAATGGCCTCAACAAATGCAATTTCATCCACTTCCCGTGTCTTCAGATGAGAGAGACACGCCTGAGTTGGTTGCAGCAGCACAGTTCTCTTATCCTCATCTGATCTTGTAAGCTTGAGAAATCCCCGCTTTTCCAATATGAGGGCCATCTTCTTAATATTCTGCCTACTACTCCCTGTTCTTTTTGAGAGCTCAGTCAGTGAACACCTCTGATTCTCACAGGAGAGCAACACTGCCAAAAGTAACCACTGCTTGGTGGAAACCTGTGCATCAATCTGGTCACCAAGGACCTGCAACCGGTTAGCAACAAGAAAAAGTGAGCCAAACACGTTTGCCTTCATCTCATCATCACTCATTACAGTCTCCTATTTAGTAACTGGTTACGCATTATAGGCAACTAGTTACGTTTATGCAAGAGGTCTATGGATATTTTTTTTAAAAAGGACCTTGGCTATTACACCAAGGCCCAATGTCGTTGCTCATCTGAGCATGTTCATTTACTTCTCGTAGGCTGAATCATGCACTCCAGCTACTGCTCTTCCACTCGGTTCATTCATTGCCTTGAATGCCCGGTCCCATTCCAGAGCTGTTGCTGTGGAACAAGCAACCGAGTCCTCACGAGGAACACAGCGTGCCGCGCTCTCACTGGGGAAGTGGGAAGCAAAGAGGGTACGATAGTAGTACTCCTCCTTGGTAGCGGGGGTATGAATCGGGTACCGCTTTGCCGCCAAGGCAAACTGTTCATCACTGACCAGAGAGCTGGTAAGCTGTTTCAGGGTATCAATCCAGTTGTAGCCTACCCCGTCACTGAACTGCTCCTTCTGCCTCCAGACAATCTCATCCGGCAGATACTCCTTGAACGCCTCACGGAGAAGCCACTTCTCGATACGCTTATTCTCCCCAACAACAGGGCAGAGCTTCATGTCGGGATTCAGGTTCATCGCTACATCGATGAACTCCTTGTCCAGGAACGGAACGCGTCCCTCAACACCCCAGGCGGCCAGTGACTTATTCGCCCTCAGGCAGTCATAGAGGTTGAGTTTGGAGAGCTTTCTGACCGTCTCCTCATGGAACTCCCTGGCATTGGGAGCCTTGTGGAAATAAAGATACCCACCAAAGAGCTCATCACTCCCTTCCCCGCTAAGCACCATCTTGATACCCATCGAGCGAATGACGCGAGCAAGCAAATACATCGGGGTTGCTGCCCTTACCGTGGTGATATCACTGGTTTCCAGATGATAGATGACATCACTGAGAGCATCAAGTGCCTCCTGAATGGTAAAATGTACCTCATGGTGGACAGTCTTCAGATGGGCGGCAGCAATTCGGGCTGCTTTCAGGTCAGGTGATCCCTCAAGCCCGATGGCAAACGAGTGGAGACGTGGCCACCAAGCTTCCTCTGTGTCTGCACTTTCCACCCGCTTTTGGGCATATTTTGCAGTAATGGCTGCAATGATGGAGCTATCCAAGCCACCTGAGAGCAACACCCCATAGGGAACGTCACTCATCAACTGACGCTTCACGGCAGCTTCCAGGGCCTCCTTGACCATCTCGATCGTTCCTCCATGTTCCTTGACCACATCATAGCTGGTCCAGGAGCGCTCGTACCACTTCCTGAGCTTTTTCTCAGGACTGTAATACAGGTGTCCAGGAGGAAAGAGTTCGATTGCACTACAGGTCCCTTCCAAGGCCTTCAATTCACTCGCCACAAAGAAATGTCCCTGGTCATCCCACCCCTGATAGAGGGGAATGATGCCTATATGGTCACGCGCAATAAGGTACACATCCTTCACCTGGTCATAGAGAGCGAAGGCAAAGATACCATTCAGGTCCTCAAGAAAATCAGGGCCCTTCTCCTGGTAGAGAGCAAGGATGACTTCACAGTCACTCTGTGTCTGGAACTCGTATACACCCTCATACTCCTTTCTGATCTGCTGGTGGTTGTAGATTTCACCATTGACAGCCAACACCACATTCCTGTCTGCGCTATACAGCGGCTGACCTCCTGAGAGTGGGTCGACAATAGCTAGTCGTTCATGACTGATGATGGCCTTCTCCCCTTCATACACCCCCGACCAATCGGGACCACGGTGACGAATCTTCCCTGACATGGAAAGAATCTGGGAACGAAAGGCCTTTGCGCTGCGCTGGATGTCAAACATTCCTACAAATCCAC
The sequence above is drawn from the uncultured Sphaerochaeta sp. genome and encodes:
- a CDS encoding MarR family transcriptional regulator — translated: MSDDEMKANVFGSLFLVANRLQVLGDQIDAQVSTKQWLLLAVLLSCENQRCSLTELSKRTGSSRQNIKKMALILEKRGFLKLTRSDEDKRTVLLQPTQACLSHLKTREVDEIAFVEAIFVGFDTEMLKVMQKSIAQWMKNLARMEDTYGKEE
- a CDS encoding DUF6544 family protein, which translates into the protein MGRRSKVVLSIVAIIVVVLLVLLLPPSVLQKRFAGIEQEFVQNLESNKEVFTLEELEGYPLPVQRFFIEGGFIEKQKMSGLKAVFSDVPFSLGVDKPTISIDYTQINDASEPLRFAYIDSHIYGLPFQGLDSFSGGRGSMEGYLAKRIRLFNQRGGHMDKACLVTYLAEAFFLPSVALSDMVSWEAIDDTHAKAMMKAYGMEVSGIFTFSESGEMLSFSTEDRMAVTMDGTMEKVRWSAECGDYVLQDGLRVPSSLKATWHYPQGDLLYFDGKGVQITYYY
- the asnB gene encoding asparagine synthase B, which translates into the protein MCGFVGMFDIQRSAKAFRSQILSMSGKIRHRGPDWSGVYEGEKAIISHERLAIVDPLSGGQPLYSADRNVVLAVNGEIYNHQQIRKEYEGVYEFQTQSDCEVILALYQEKGPDFLEDLNGIFAFALYDQVKDVYLIARDHIGIIPLYQGWDDQGHFFVASELKALEGTCSAIELFPPGHLYYSPEKKLRKWYERSWTSYDVVKEHGGTIEMVKEALEAAVKRQLMSDVPYGVLLSGGLDSSIIAAITAKYAQKRVESADTEEAWWPRLHSFAIGLEGSPDLKAARIAAAHLKTVHHEVHFTIQEALDALSDVIYHLETSDITTVRAATPMYLLARVIRSMGIKMVLSGEGSDELFGGYLYFHKAPNAREFHEETVRKLSKLNLYDCLRANKSLAAWGVEGRVPFLDKEFIDVAMNLNPDMKLCPVVGENKRIEKWLLREAFKEYLPDEIVWRQKEQFSDGVGYNWIDTLKQLTSSLVSDEQFALAAKRYPIHTPATKEEYYYRTLFASHFPSESAARCVPREDSVACSTATALEWDRAFKAMNEPSGRAVAGVHDSAYEK